A window from Pseudomonas alloputida encodes these proteins:
- a CDS encoding IS4-like element ISPpu8 family transposase: MAKLALEQAIAPEWVDQVFEEHRQRQYSRELLFSTIIKLMSLVSLGLKPSLHAAARQLDDLPVSLAALYDKISRTEPALLRALVTGCAQRLAPTIHELGCSAMLPDWQVRVVDGSHLASTEKRLGALRQERGAARPGFSVVVYDPDLDQVIDLQPCEDAYASERVCVLPLLAEAKTNQVWIADRLYCTLPVMEACEQVKTSFVIRQQAKHPRLIQEGEWQAPMPVATGTVREQSIEVKGGHRWRRVELTLHSPNDSGDNSLMFWSNLPESISAQQIADFYRRRWSIEGMFQRLEAILESEIETLGSPRAALLGFTTAVLAYNVLALLKRSVEQAHRDALPENWEASIYHLAVQIRGGYEGMQIALPSEYMPVVPMENLAQRLLELARNIQPRQVAKSPRGPKVLKAKAWVQGTAVHAHVSTDRVIKAAKTKRP, from the coding sequence ATGGCCAAACTTGCCTTGGAGCAGGCCATTGCGCCGGAGTGGGTCGATCAGGTTTTCGAGGAGCACCGCCAACGGCAGTATTCTCGCGAGCTGCTGTTCTCGACCATTATCAAGTTGATGTCGCTTGTTTCATTGGGCTTGAAGCCATCGCTGCATGCTGCGGCAAGACAACTGGACGACCTTCCCGTCAGCCTGGCAGCTCTGTACGACAAGATCAGTCGAACCGAACCTGCCCTGTTGCGTGCTCTGGTGACAGGCTGCGCGCAGCGCTTGGCGCCGACAATCCATGAGTTGGGCTGCTCAGCCATGCTTCCTGATTGGCAAGTTCGGGTGGTCGATGGCAGCCACTTGGCCTCTACCGAAAAGCGTCTTGGCGCGTTGCGCCAAGAGCGCGGAGCGGCTCGCCCCGGGTTTTCGGTGGTGGTTTACGACCCCGACCTGGATCAGGTAATTGACCTCCAGCCGTGCGAGGACGCCTACGCAAGCGAACGAGTTTGTGTTTTGCCGTTGCTGGCTGAAGCAAAGACCAATCAGGTTTGGATCGCTGACCGTCTCTACTGCACGCTGCCTGTAATGGAGGCGTGCGAACAGGTGAAGACATCATTTGTCATTCGCCAGCAGGCCAAGCATCCACGCTTGATCCAGGAAGGTGAGTGGCAAGCACCGATGCCCGTCGCCACAGGCACTGTGCGCGAGCAATCCATCGAAGTAAAAGGCGGGCACCGCTGGCGACGTGTCGAGTTAACGCTTCATTCACCAAACGACTCAGGTGATAACAGCTTGATGTTCTGGAGCAACCTGCCCGAGAGCATCAGTGCGCAACAGATCGCAGACTTCTATCGGCGCCGCTGGAGCATTGAAGGGATGTTCCAGCGGTTGGAAGCAATTCTGGAAAGTGAAATTGAAACCCTCGGCAGTCCGCGAGCCGCCTTGCTTGGATTCACCACTGCCGTGCTGGCATACAACGTTCTGGCCTTGCTCAAGCGAAGTGTTGAACAGGCTCACCGCGATGCCTTGCCCGAGAATTGGGAAGCCTCGATCTATCACTTGGCGGTGCAGATCAGAGGGGGTTACGAAGGCATGCAGATTGCCCTGCCATCCGAGTACATGCCCGTTGTTCCGATGGAAAACCTGGCTCAGCGCCTGCTGGAGCTGGCCAGAAACATCCAGCCCAGACAGGTTGCGAAAAGCCCACGAGGCCCCAAGGTGCTCAAAGCGAAGGCCTGGGTGCAAGGGACGGCTGTACATGCTCATGTTTCGACGGATCGGGTCATCAAAGCCGCCAAAACCAAAAGACCTTGA
- a CDS encoding AAA family ATPase, with protein MLTTLAIGNYRSINHLVLPLSQLNLVTGANGSGKSNLYKALRLLAETAQGGVVEALAREGGLDSTWWAGPETSARMRRGEVPIQGQHPSEVRRLRLGFATEDLGFAITLGLPIPLPYPSAFMLDPEIKCEAIWGAGAYRPSSLLVERKNALVRAREGNRWAVLDQHADSGESFFNIVGRPRQAPEIGDLRAFINSWRFYDHFRIDRDAPCRQPQLGTRSPVLHHDGRNLASALQTIIEIGDVEDLEEALNDAFPGSRLEINAPPGGLFSVRLHQHGLLRPLEGAELSDGTLRYLLLMAALLTPRPPSLMVLNEPETSLHADLLPALARLIIRASRRSQVWVVSHSAPLINALAACDGCNVLELEKIQGQTQLRGVGLLDEPLWRWAD; from the coding sequence ATGCTCACTACCCTTGCCATCGGCAACTACCGCTCGATCAACCACCTGGTGCTGCCGCTGAGCCAACTCAACCTGGTGACCGGTGCCAACGGCAGCGGCAAATCCAACCTGTACAAGGCGCTGCGCCTGCTGGCCGAAACCGCACAGGGCGGTGTGGTCGAAGCCCTCGCCCGTGAAGGCGGGCTGGATTCGACCTGGTGGGCTGGCCCAGAAACCAGCGCACGAATGCGGCGCGGCGAAGTGCCCATCCAAGGCCAGCATCCGAGCGAAGTCAGGCGCCTGCGCCTGGGCTTTGCCACCGAAGACCTCGGTTTTGCCATCACCCTCGGCCTGCCAATTCCCCTGCCGTATCCGAGCGCGTTCATGCTCGACCCTGAAATAAAGTGCGAGGCCATCTGGGGCGCTGGCGCCTATCGCCCCTCTTCCTTGCTGGTCGAGCGCAAGAATGCCCTGGTGCGGGCCCGCGAGGGCAACCGCTGGGCAGTGCTCGATCAGCATGCTGACAGCGGCGAGAGCTTTTTCAACATCGTCGGCCGGCCACGCCAGGCACCGGAGATCGGTGACCTGCGCGCGTTCATCAACAGCTGGCGGTTTTACGATCACTTCCGGATTGACCGTGACGCGCCTTGCCGTCAACCCCAACTGGGCACTCGCTCGCCGGTGCTGCATCACGACGGGCGCAACCTGGCCTCGGCGTTGCAGACCATTATCGAAATTGGCGATGTGGAGGATCTGGAGGAAGCGCTGAATGACGCGTTTCCCGGCAGCCGTCTGGAGATCAATGCGCCACCTGGCGGGCTGTTCAGTGTACGGCTGCACCAGCACGGTCTTTTGCGCCCGCTCGAGGGTGCTGAATTGTCGGACGGCACCCTGCGTTATCTTCTGCTGATGGCCGCCCTGCTCACACCACGGCCGCCATCGCTGATGGTGTTGAACGAACCGGAAACCAGTCTGCACGCGGACCTGCTCCCGGCCTTGGCGCGGCTGATCATTCGTGCATCACGCCGTAGCCAGGTTTGGGTGGTATCGCACAGTGCGCCATTAATCAACGCGCTGGCAGCCTGTGACGGGTGCAATGTGCTAGAGCTGGAAAAAATACAAGGGCAAACCCAGCTGCGGGGGGTTGGGTTGCTGGATGAGCCGCTGTGGCGTTGGGCTGACTGA
- a CDS encoding HD domain-containing protein, whose product MTREAFAPYQCLATDLLKYLPSDQNDGSHDLAHIHRVWVNAHRIQRVEGGDLEILLAATVLHDCVAVEKHSPLRGQASTLSANKAASVLAEMGWPSGRVEQVVHAIKTHSYSAGFEPLTREACILQDSDRLDAIGAVGIARCFYVAGRMGSALYDFENPFAQQRAYQDGAYAIEHFQTKLLKLASGFKTQEGARLAAERHTRLETFLTQFMDEITGAG is encoded by the coding sequence ATGACCCGCGAAGCGTTTGCTCCTTATCAGTGCCTTGCCACTGACTTGCTGAAGTATCTGCCGTCTGACCAGAATGATGGCTCCCACGACTTGGCCCATATTCATCGTGTGTGGGTCAATGCGCACCGGATCCAGCGGGTGGAGGGTGGCGACCTTGAAATCTTGCTTGCGGCGACGGTGCTGCACGACTGTGTGGCGGTGGAAAAGCATTCGCCGTTACGTGGGCAGGCCTCGACGTTGTCGGCGAACAAGGCTGCATCAGTCCTTGCTGAGATGGGCTGGCCGAGTGGGCGTGTTGAGCAGGTAGTGCATGCGATCAAAACACACAGTTACTCGGCGGGGTTCGAACCGCTGACACGTGAGGCCTGCATCCTTCAGGACAGTGACCGGCTTGACGCCATAGGCGCGGTGGGTATTGCCCGGTGTTTTTACGTCGCCGGGCGAATGGGGTCGGCGCTCTATGACTTCGAGAATCCTTTCGCGCAGCAGAGGGCGTACCAGGACGGGGCGTATGCCATCGAGCACTTCCAGACCAAACTGCTCAAGCTCGCCTCGGGCTTTAAAACCCAAGAAGGGGCGCGCCTTGCTGCCGAGCGTCATACCCGGCTTGAAACCTTTCTTACCCAGTTCATGGACGAGATTACCGGGGCAGGTTAG